The proteins below come from a single Drosophila kikkawai strain 14028-0561.14 chromosome 3R, DkikHiC1v2, whole genome shotgun sequence genomic window:
- the ATP8B gene encoding phospholipid-transporting ATPase ID isoform X3 produces the protein MIGGRRCSEAARRLRQRPDTLELAVLDGQSPVETERQEDDDRIPSGGPIIKDEAETVSPVAPAAGTASRRTRWFQFARSSKNRRKRLHCEEEEEEQDLEEQGRRTSDKESHRRACLAQPEGMNIGSSTQTIATPLMMGDSFYSLAQGAPNPSVSRSDDQEHYKQRDSSVASETKSTRSLRRLSQIRRRRSSYYFSENERRIRANDKEFNAQFKYHNNYIKTSKYSLFTFLPFNLLEQFQRLANFYFLCLLVLQLIPAISSLTPVTTAIPLIGVLTLTAVKDAYDDIQRHLSDSQVNNRKSKTLRNGKLVDAKWSEVQVGDVIRLDNNQFVAADILLLSTSEPNGLCFIETAELDGETNLKAKQCLTETIELGDRHDLLWNFNGEILCERPNNLLNKFDGTLIWRSQRFALDNEKILLRGCVLRNTQWCYGVVVFAGVDTKLMQNSGKTQFKSTGVDRLLNFIIIGIVLFLVSICAFFAIGCAIWEGLIGQHFQRYLPWEHIIPKDYIPTGATVIGLLVFFSYAIVLNTVVPISLYVSVEVIRFVQSFLINWDEEMYYATTNTYAKARTTTLNEELGQIQYIFSDKTGTLTQNIMTFNKCSINGRTYGDVIDLRTGELIEITEQQTIFQNSNNTSNNVPRAAGGAAAAPPAAPPPIILVHKAEVHAKKSSVVVTSDGDTQVASNPIASPTLDPSERRQGRKHVRYSAPSRSQEDDPGGLSPRLSAGTAGGSGESLSPPNGSESRRSSSSGGLGGCFKRSGQMQRQLSRTSSCDKVKILHDSEQTEPNTTHNQPQHHRKRLMKIRFRKSPSTVTLSVPFGQLEHHQHEGEPSSTLHPNDSSTQHHHHNATTFATNWSSSPQRVHAIQSVDFSANPHHESDFRWYDRTLLDAVRSDEEHSHVFFRLLALCHTVMAETVDGRLEYQAQSPDEAALVSAARNFGFVFRTRTPNSITIEVMGRMEDYELLNILDFNNVRKRMSVILRRGDSVVLYCKGADNVIYDRLHGGQEDLKARTQDHLNKFAGEGLRTLVLAERRLTEQYYNDWRSRHQEAALSMDSREQKLNAMYEEIESDMQLVGVTAIEDKLQDGVPKSIANLQNAGIKIWVLTGDKQETAINIGYSCQLLTDELADVFIVDGNSVEEVEKQLRQFKESIKIYNRFRPGGIEGFDRMNSDMSMDPLSVTMTQTSAFMQESNLPPTPPPPPAISVVTFSAECNNLFGDEKKSEDGGAASIVVDENTGFALVVNGHSLVHCLSPELETKFLDIASQCKAVICCRVTPLQKALVVELIKRAKNAVTLAIGDGANDVSMIKAAHIGVGISGQEGLQAVLSSDYAIAQFRYLERLLLVHGRWSYYRMCKFLRYFFYKNFAFTLCHCWYSLFCGFSAQTVFDPMFISVYNLFYTSLPVLALGVFEQDVSDKNSVEFPRLYTPGLKSELFNIREFIYSVLHGAFTSLILFLIPYGVYRDGVSHDGYVLSDHMTLGAVVATILIVDNTAQISLYTSYWTVVNHVTIWGSLIWYFVLDYFYNYVIGGPYVGSLTQAMKDLSFWATMLITVMVLVAPVLAYKFYLLDVHPSLSDKIRQKSLKKIHSRASSSVRRTASSRRGRRSVRSGYAFAHQEGFGRLITSGKIMHKLPQDFAFPLGLGTKKTQALHNNLNSADGPASKTNNVSGQHMANNNNTNLRHNQNQNHSSMADITGDGGSAGDGGRGSVGTDDLSPRAPCQDLDTINL, from the exons ATGATTGGGGGCAGGAGATGCAGCGAGGCCGCCCGTCGGCTACGCCAGCGTCCCGACACCCTGGAACTGGCCGTGCTGGATGGCCAGTCTCCCGTGGAGACAGAGCGACAGGAGGATGATGATCGAATCCCATCAGGGGGACCGATTATAAAAGATGAGGCCGAAACAGTGTCTCCAGTAGCTCCAGCCGCCGGGACGGCCAGCAGAAGGACCCGGTGGTTCCAGTTTGCCAGGTCCTCGAAGAATCGAAGGAAACGTCTGCACTGtgaggaagaggaggaagaGCAGGACCTGGAAGAGCAAGGGCGAAGGACCTCCGACAAAGAAAGCCATCGGAGGGCATGCCTCGCTCAACCGGAAGGCATGAACATTGGCAGCTCCACGCAGACCATCGCCACGCCCCTGATGATGGGCGACAGCTTCTATAGCCTGGCCCAGGGAGCACCTAATCCATCAGTTAGTAGATCCGATGACCAGGAGCATTACAAGCAAAGGGATTCCTCGGTGGCCTCGGAAACGAAGTCGACACGCAGTCTGCGTCGGCTTTCCCAGATTAGAAGACGCCGCAGCTCGTACTACTTTTCGG AAAACGAACGCAGAATCCGCGCCAATGACAAAGAATTTAATGCGCAGTTCAAATATCAC AATAATTACATCAAGACCTCAAAGTATTCGCTATTCACATTTTTACCCTTCAATCTTCTGGAGCAGTTCCAACGACTGGCCAACTTTTATTTCCTGTGCCTTTTGGTCCTGCAGTTAATACCCGCTATCTCCTCCCTTACGCCCGTGACCACAGCCATTCCCCTGATAGGTGTGCTCACGCTTACTGCGGTCAAGGATGCCTACGATGATATT CAACGCCATCTGTCCGACTCGCAGGTTAACAATCGCAAGTCAAAGACGCTGCGCAATGGAAAGCTGGTGGACGCCAAGTGGTCGGAGGTTCAGGTGGGCGACGTCATCCGTCTGGACAACAATCAGTTCGTGGCCGCCGACATCCTGCTGTTGTCCACCTCGGAGCCCAATGGCCTGTGTTTCATTGAGACGGCAGAACTGGATGGCGAGACGAATCTCAAGGCGAAGCAGTGCCTAACGGAGACCATCGAGCTGGGCGACCGTCACGATCTCCTCTGGAACTTTAACGGCGAGATCCTCTGCGAGAGACCCAACAATCTGCTGAACAAGTTCGACGGCACCTTGATATGGCGGAGTCAGAGGTTCGCTCTGGACAACGAGAAAATCCTGCTGAGGGGCTGTGTCCTAAGGAACACACAGTGGTGCTATGGCGTGGTCGTCTTTGCCGGAGTAGACACCAAGTTGATGCAGAATTCCGGAAAGACCCAGTTCAAGAGCACTGGCGTAGATCGTCTGCTCAACTTTATAATCATTGGG ATTGTCCTGTTCCTAGTGTCCATATGTGCTTTCTTCGCTATTGGATGTGCCATCTGGGAGGGCCTGATTGGCCAGCACTTTCAGCGGTATCTACCATGGGAGCACATCATACCCAAGGATTATATACCTACGGGGGCGACGGTCATCGGATTGCTGGTTTTCTTCTCGTATGCCATAGTCTTAAACACAGTTGTGCCAATCTCTCTCTACGTTTCAGTAGAG GTCATACGCTTCGTACAGTCATTCCTCATCAACTGGGATGAGGAGATGTACTATGCCACCACCAATACCTATGCCAAAGCCCGCACCACCACGCTCAACGAGGAGCTGGGCCAAATCCAGTACATCTTCTCGGACAAGACGGGCACCCTCACCCAAAACATCATGACGTTTAACAAGTGCAGCATCAACGGTCGCACCTACGGCGATGTGATTGACCTCCGGACCGGCGAGCTCATCGAGATAACCGAG CAGCAAACAATTTTCCAAAATagcaacaacaccagcaacaacgTTCCCAGAGCGGCAGGTGGAGCTGCGGCAGCGCCACCTGCAGCCCCACCCCCCATCATCCTAGTGCACAAGGCCGAGGTCCATGCCAAGAAGAGTTCCGTGGTGGTTACCTCCGACGGGGACACGCAAGTGGCCAGCAATCCCATCGCGTCTCCTACGCTGGACCCTTCCGAGCGGCGTCAGGGACGCAAGCATGTGCGATACTCGGCGCCCAGTAGAAGCCAGGAGGATGACCCGGGAGGGCTGTCGCCCAGGCTTTCGGCAGGTACAGCCGGAGGCTCTGGCGAAAGCCTAAGTCCACCCAACGGAAGCGAGAGccggagaagcagcagcagcgggggATTGGGTGGCTGCTTCAAGCGGAGCGGTCAGATGCAGCGCCAATTGTCCCGCACAAGCAGCTGCGACAAAGTAAAGATCTTGCATGACTCCGAACAGACAGAACCAAACACCACGCACAACCAACCACAGCACCATCGCAAGCGGCTGATGAAGATCCGGTTCAGAAAATCCCCATCAACAGTCACGCTGAGTGTCCCCTTCGGTCAGCTTGAGCACCATCAACACGAGGGGGAGCCATCGTCCACACTGCACCCAAACGACTCGAGCacccagcaccaccaccacaatgCCACCACATTCGCCACCAATTGGAGTTCGTCGCCTCAGAGAGTGCAC GCCATTCAAAGCGTCGATTTTTCGGCCAATCCGCACCATGAGAGCGACTTCCGATGGTATGATCGCACGCTGCTGGACGCAGTCCGTTCCGACGAGGAGCACTCCCACGTGTTTTTCCGCCTGCTTGCCCTGTGCCACACGGTCATGGCCGAGACGGTGGACGGTCGGCTGGAGTACCAGGCCCAGAGCCCAGACGAGGCTGCCCTCGTCTCGGCGGCCCGAAACTTTGGCTTTGTCTTTCGCACACGAACACCGAATAGTATTACCATCGAGGTGATGGGTCGGATGGAG GATTACGAACTCCTGAACATCCTTGACTTCAACAACGTCCGCAAGCGGATGTCTGTGATCCTCCGGCGCGGTGACTCCGTGGTGCTCTACTGCAAAGGAGCAGATAATGTGATATATGATCGCCTGCATGGCGGACAGGAAGACCTGAAGGCTCGTACCCAGGATCACCTCAAT AAATTTGCTGGCGAGGGCCTGCGCACTTTAGTCCTGGCCGAACGTCGCCTGACCGAGCAATACTACAACGACTGGCGGAGTCGGCATCAGGAGGCCGCTCTCTCCATGGACTCGCGGGAGCAGAAACTGAACGCCATGTATGAGGAGATCGAGAGCGATATGCAACTGGTGGGCGTAACTGCCATCGAGGACAAGCTTCAGGATGGCGTGCCCAAGTCCATAGCGAATCTACAGAATGCAGGCATTAAGATTTGGGTCCTGACTGGTGACAAGCAGG AAACGGCCATAAACATTGGCTATTCCTGCCAACTGCTCACTGATGAGCTGGCAGATGTCTTCATAGTGGATGGCAACTCCGTGGAGGAGGTGGAAAAGCAGCTGAGACAGTTCAAGGAGtccataaaaatatacaatcgATTTCGACCAGGCG GAATCGAGGGCTTTGACCGTATGAATAGCGACATGAGCATGGATCCGCTGAGCGTGACCATGACGCAAACTTCGGCCTTCATGCAGGAGTCGAACCTGCCGCCCACGCCGCCTCCACCGCCTGCCATTTCGGTGGTTACGTTTAG TGCTGAATGCAATAATTTGTTTGGCGATGAGAAGAAAAGCGAGGACGGAGGAGCCGCCTCTATTGTAGTGGACGAGAACACCGGCTTTGCCCTGGTGGTCAACGGTCACTCTTTGGTGCACTGCCTGTCCCCAGAGTTGGAGACCAA GTTTCTGGACATCGCCTCCCAGTGCAAGGCGGTGATATGCTGCCGGGTAACGCCACTGCAAAAGGCGCTGGTCGTCGAGCTAATTAAGCGTGCCAAAAACGCCGTCACTCTGGCCATTGGCGATGGCGCCAATGATGTTTCTATGATTAAGG CTGCCCATATTGGTGTTGGCATTTCCGGCCAGGAGGGCCTGCAGGCTGTCCTGTCCAGTGACTATGCCATTGCCCAGTTCCGCTACCTCGAGCGATTGCTGCTGGTCCATGGTCGCTGGTCCTACTATAGAATGTGCAAGTTTCTACGCTACTTTTTCTACAAGAACTTTGCATTTACCCTGTGCCATTGCTGGTATTCGCTCTTCTGCGGCTTTAGTGCTCAG ACGGTGTTCGATCCCATGTTCATATCGGTGTACAATCTGTTTTACACATCACTGCCGGTCCTGGCGCTGGGCGTCTTCGAGCAGGATGTGTCGGACAAGAATAGCGTGGAGTTCCCACGCCTCTATACGCCGGGGCTGAAGAGTGAGCTGTTCAATATACGGGAGTTCATCTACAGCGTACTGCACGGCGCCTTTACCTCGCTCATCCTGTTCCTTATACCCTACGGGGTCTACAGGGACGGCGTCTCGCATGATGGCTATGTACTGAGTGATCACATGACCCTGGGGGCCGTGGTGGCCACCATCCTCATAGTGGACAACACAGCACAG ATATCTCTTTACACCTCATACTGGACCGTTGTCAACCATGTGACCATTTGGGGCAGTTTGATTTGGTATTTCGTGCTGGACTATTTCTACAACTACGTCATTGGAGGACCCTATGTAGGGTCCTTAACTCAGGCCATGAAGGATCTGAGTTTCTGGGCTACCATGCTGATCACAGTGATGGTTTTAGTAGCCCCTGTCTTGGCCTACAAGTTCTATTTGCTGGATGTGCATCCTAGTCTATCGGACAAG ATTCGTCAAAAATCATTGAAGAAAATTCATTCAAGGGCTTCTAGCAGTGTCCGGCGTACGGCTTCATCTCGTCGCGGACGTCGCTCTGTGCGTTCGGGCTACGCTTTTGCCCATCAG gaGGGCTTTGGCAGGCTGATCACCTCGGGCAAGATCATGCACAAGCTGCCGCAGGACTTTGCTTTCCCATTGGGCCTGGGCACAAAGAAGACGCAGGCGCTACACAACAACCTGAACTCGGCCGATGGCCCAGCCTCGAAGACCAACAACGTATCCGGCCAGCACATggctaacaacaacaacacgaaTCTGCGACACAATCAGAACCAGAACCACTCGTCCATGGCGGACATCACTGGTGATGGGGGCAGTGCCGGAGATGGTGGAAGGGGCAGTGTTGGCACGGATGACCTGAGTCCTCGGGCTCCCTGCCAGGACCTGGACACGATCAATCTCTAA
- the ATP8B gene encoding phospholipid-transporting ATPase ID isoform X5, with the protein MGTKTQPQLAKENERRIRANDKEFNAQFKYHNNYIKTSKYSLFTFLPFNLLEQFQRLANFYFLCLLVLQLIPAISSLTPVTTAIPLIGVLTLTAVKDAYDDIQRHLSDSQVNNRKSKTLRNGKLVDAKWSEVQVGDVIRLDNNQFVAADILLLSTSEPNGLCFIETAELDGETNLKAKQCLTETIELGDRHDLLWNFNGEILCERPNNLLNKFDGTLIWRSQRFALDNEKILLRGCVLRNTQWCYGVVVFAGVDTKLMQNSGKTQFKSTGVDRLLNFIIIGIVLFLVSICAFFAIGCAIWEGLIGQHFQRYLPWEHIIPKDYIPTGATVIGLLVFFSYAIVLNTVVPISLYVSVEVIRFVQSFLINWDEEMYYATTNTYAKARTTTLNEELGQIQYIFSDKTGTLTQNIMTFNKCSINGRTYGDVIDLRTGELIEITEQQTIFQNSNNTSNNVPRAAGGAAAAPPAAPPPIILVHKAEVHAKKSSVVVTSDGDTQVASNPIASPTLDPSERRQGRKHVRYSAPSRSQEDDPGGLSPRLSAGTAGGSGESLSPPNGSESRRSSSSGGLGGCFKRSGQMQRQLSRTSSCDKVKILHDSEQTEPNTTHNQPQHHRKRLMKIRFRKSPSTVTLSVPFGQLEHHQHEGEPSSTLHPNDSSTQHHHHNATTFATNWSSSPQRVHAIQSVDFSANPHHESDFRWYDRTLLDAVRSDEEHSHVFFRLLALCHTVMAETVDGRLEYQAQSPDEAALVSAARNFGFVFRTRTPNSITIEVMGRMEDYELLNILDFNNVRKRMSVILRRGDSVVLYCKGADNVIYDRLHGGQEDLKARTQDHLNKFAGEGLRTLVLAERRLTEQYYNDWRSRHQEAALSMDSREQKLNAMYEEIESDMQLVGVTAIEDKLQDGVPKSIANLQNAGIKIWVLTGDKQETAINIGYSCQLLTDELADVFIVDGNSVEEVEKQLRQFKESIKIYNRFRPGGIEGFDRMNSDMSMDPLSVTMTQTSAFMQESNLPPTPPPPPAISVVTFRWDDKIKDNKGGPDSAECNNLFGDEKKSEDGGAASIVVDENTGFALVVNGHSLVHCLSPELETKFLDIASQCKAVICCRVTPLQKALVVELIKRAKNAVTLAIGDGANDVSMIKAAHIGVGISGQEGLQAVLSSDYAIAQFRYLERLLLVHGRWSYYRMCKFLRYFFYKNFAFTLCHCWYSLFCGFSAQTVFDPMFISVYNLFYTSLPVLALGVFEQDVSDKNSVEFPRLYTPGLKSELFNIREFIYSVLHGAFTSLILFLIPYGVYRDGVSHDGYVLSDHMTLGAVVATILIVDNTAQISLYTSYWTVVNHVTIWGSLIWYFVLDYFYNYVIGGPYVGSLTQAMKDLSFWATMLITVMVLVAPVLAYKFYLLDVHPSLSDKIRQKSLKKIHSRASSSVRRTASSRRGRRSVRSGYAFAHQEGFGRLITSGKIMHKLPQDFAFPLGLGTKKTQALHNNLNSADGPASKTNNVSGQHMANNNNTNLRHNQNQNHSSMADITGDGGSAGDGGRGSVGTDDLSPRAPCQDLDTINL; encoded by the exons ATGGGCACAAAAACACAACCACAATTGGCCAAAG AAAACGAACGCAGAATCCGCGCCAATGACAAAGAATTTAATGCGCAGTTCAAATATCAC AATAATTACATCAAGACCTCAAAGTATTCGCTATTCACATTTTTACCCTTCAATCTTCTGGAGCAGTTCCAACGACTGGCCAACTTTTATTTCCTGTGCCTTTTGGTCCTGCAGTTAATACCCGCTATCTCCTCCCTTACGCCCGTGACCACAGCCATTCCCCTGATAGGTGTGCTCACGCTTACTGCGGTCAAGGATGCCTACGATGATATT CAACGCCATCTGTCCGACTCGCAGGTTAACAATCGCAAGTCAAAGACGCTGCGCAATGGAAAGCTGGTGGACGCCAAGTGGTCGGAGGTTCAGGTGGGCGACGTCATCCGTCTGGACAACAATCAGTTCGTGGCCGCCGACATCCTGCTGTTGTCCACCTCGGAGCCCAATGGCCTGTGTTTCATTGAGACGGCAGAACTGGATGGCGAGACGAATCTCAAGGCGAAGCAGTGCCTAACGGAGACCATCGAGCTGGGCGACCGTCACGATCTCCTCTGGAACTTTAACGGCGAGATCCTCTGCGAGAGACCCAACAATCTGCTGAACAAGTTCGACGGCACCTTGATATGGCGGAGTCAGAGGTTCGCTCTGGACAACGAGAAAATCCTGCTGAGGGGCTGTGTCCTAAGGAACACACAGTGGTGCTATGGCGTGGTCGTCTTTGCCGGAGTAGACACCAAGTTGATGCAGAATTCCGGAAAGACCCAGTTCAAGAGCACTGGCGTAGATCGTCTGCTCAACTTTATAATCATTGGG ATTGTCCTGTTCCTAGTGTCCATATGTGCTTTCTTCGCTATTGGATGTGCCATCTGGGAGGGCCTGATTGGCCAGCACTTTCAGCGGTATCTACCATGGGAGCACATCATACCCAAGGATTATATACCTACGGGGGCGACGGTCATCGGATTGCTGGTTTTCTTCTCGTATGCCATAGTCTTAAACACAGTTGTGCCAATCTCTCTCTACGTTTCAGTAGAG GTCATACGCTTCGTACAGTCATTCCTCATCAACTGGGATGAGGAGATGTACTATGCCACCACCAATACCTATGCCAAAGCCCGCACCACCACGCTCAACGAGGAGCTGGGCCAAATCCAGTACATCTTCTCGGACAAGACGGGCACCCTCACCCAAAACATCATGACGTTTAACAAGTGCAGCATCAACGGTCGCACCTACGGCGATGTGATTGACCTCCGGACCGGCGAGCTCATCGAGATAACCGAG CAGCAAACAATTTTCCAAAATagcaacaacaccagcaacaacgTTCCCAGAGCGGCAGGTGGAGCTGCGGCAGCGCCACCTGCAGCCCCACCCCCCATCATCCTAGTGCACAAGGCCGAGGTCCATGCCAAGAAGAGTTCCGTGGTGGTTACCTCCGACGGGGACACGCAAGTGGCCAGCAATCCCATCGCGTCTCCTACGCTGGACCCTTCCGAGCGGCGTCAGGGACGCAAGCATGTGCGATACTCGGCGCCCAGTAGAAGCCAGGAGGATGACCCGGGAGGGCTGTCGCCCAGGCTTTCGGCAGGTACAGCCGGAGGCTCTGGCGAAAGCCTAAGTCCACCCAACGGAAGCGAGAGccggagaagcagcagcagcgggggATTGGGTGGCTGCTTCAAGCGGAGCGGTCAGATGCAGCGCCAATTGTCCCGCACAAGCAGCTGCGACAAAGTAAAGATCTTGCATGACTCCGAACAGACAGAACCAAACACCACGCACAACCAACCACAGCACCATCGCAAGCGGCTGATGAAGATCCGGTTCAGAAAATCCCCATCAACAGTCACGCTGAGTGTCCCCTTCGGTCAGCTTGAGCACCATCAACACGAGGGGGAGCCATCGTCCACACTGCACCCAAACGACTCGAGCacccagcaccaccaccacaatgCCACCACATTCGCCACCAATTGGAGTTCGTCGCCTCAGAGAGTGCAC GCCATTCAAAGCGTCGATTTTTCGGCCAATCCGCACCATGAGAGCGACTTCCGATGGTATGATCGCACGCTGCTGGACGCAGTCCGTTCCGACGAGGAGCACTCCCACGTGTTTTTCCGCCTGCTTGCCCTGTGCCACACGGTCATGGCCGAGACGGTGGACGGTCGGCTGGAGTACCAGGCCCAGAGCCCAGACGAGGCTGCCCTCGTCTCGGCGGCCCGAAACTTTGGCTTTGTCTTTCGCACACGAACACCGAATAGTATTACCATCGAGGTGATGGGTCGGATGGAG GATTACGAACTCCTGAACATCCTTGACTTCAACAACGTCCGCAAGCGGATGTCTGTGATCCTCCGGCGCGGTGACTCCGTGGTGCTCTACTGCAAAGGAGCAGATAATGTGATATATGATCGCCTGCATGGCGGACAGGAAGACCTGAAGGCTCGTACCCAGGATCACCTCAAT AAATTTGCTGGCGAGGGCCTGCGCACTTTAGTCCTGGCCGAACGTCGCCTGACCGAGCAATACTACAACGACTGGCGGAGTCGGCATCAGGAGGCCGCTCTCTCCATGGACTCGCGGGAGCAGAAACTGAACGCCATGTATGAGGAGATCGAGAGCGATATGCAACTGGTGGGCGTAACTGCCATCGAGGACAAGCTTCAGGATGGCGTGCCCAAGTCCATAGCGAATCTACAGAATGCAGGCATTAAGATTTGGGTCCTGACTGGTGACAAGCAGG AAACGGCCATAAACATTGGCTATTCCTGCCAACTGCTCACTGATGAGCTGGCAGATGTCTTCATAGTGGATGGCAACTCCGTGGAGGAGGTGGAAAAGCAGCTGAGACAGTTCAAGGAGtccataaaaatatacaatcgATTTCGACCAGGCG GAATCGAGGGCTTTGACCGTATGAATAGCGACATGAGCATGGATCCGCTGAGCGTGACCATGACGCAAACTTCGGCCTTCATGCAGGAGTCGAACCTGCCGCCCACGCCGCCTCCACCGCCTGCCATTTCGGTGGTTACGTTTAGGTGGGATGACAAAATTAAGGATAATAAGGGCGGACCGGACAG TGCTGAATGCAATAATTTGTTTGGCGATGAGAAGAAAAGCGAGGACGGAGGAGCCGCCTCTATTGTAGTGGACGAGAACACCGGCTTTGCCCTGGTGGTCAACGGTCACTCTTTGGTGCACTGCCTGTCCCCAGAGTTGGAGACCAA GTTTCTGGACATCGCCTCCCAGTGCAAGGCGGTGATATGCTGCCGGGTAACGCCACTGCAAAAGGCGCTGGTCGTCGAGCTAATTAAGCGTGCCAAAAACGCCGTCACTCTGGCCATTGGCGATGGCGCCAATGATGTTTCTATGATTAAGG CTGCCCATATTGGTGTTGGCATTTCCGGCCAGGAGGGCCTGCAGGCTGTCCTGTCCAGTGACTATGCCATTGCCCAGTTCCGCTACCTCGAGCGATTGCTGCTGGTCCATGGTCGCTGGTCCTACTATAGAATGTGCAAGTTTCTACGCTACTTTTTCTACAAGAACTTTGCATTTACCCTGTGCCATTGCTGGTATTCGCTCTTCTGCGGCTTTAGTGCTCAG ACGGTGTTCGATCCCATGTTCATATCGGTGTACAATCTGTTTTACACATCACTGCCGGTCCTGGCGCTGGGCGTCTTCGAGCAGGATGTGTCGGACAAGAATAGCGTGGAGTTCCCACGCCTCTATACGCCGGGGCTGAAGAGTGAGCTGTTCAATATACGGGAGTTCATCTACAGCGTACTGCACGGCGCCTTTACCTCGCTCATCCTGTTCCTTATACCCTACGGGGTCTACAGGGACGGCGTCTCGCATGATGGCTATGTACTGAGTGATCACATGACCCTGGGGGCCGTGGTGGCCACCATCCTCATAGTGGACAACACAGCACAG ATATCTCTTTACACCTCATACTGGACCGTTGTCAACCATGTGACCATTTGGGGCAGTTTGATTTGGTATTTCGTGCTGGACTATTTCTACAACTACGTCATTGGAGGACCCTATGTAGGGTCCTTAACTCAGGCCATGAAGGATCTGAGTTTCTGGGCTACCATGCTGATCACAGTGATGGTTTTAGTAGCCCCTGTCTTGGCCTACAAGTTCTATTTGCTGGATGTGCATCCTAGTCTATCGGACAAG ATTCGTCAAAAATCATTGAAGAAAATTCATTCAAGGGCTTCTAGCAGTGTCCGGCGTACGGCTTCATCTCGTCGCGGACGTCGCTCTGTGCGTTCGGGCTACGCTTTTGCCCATCAG gaGGGCTTTGGCAGGCTGATCACCTCGGGCAAGATCATGCACAAGCTGCCGCAGGACTTTGCTTTCCCATTGGGCCTGGGCACAAAGAAGACGCAGGCGCTACACAACAACCTGAACTCGGCCGATGGCCCAGCCTCGAAGACCAACAACGTATCCGGCCAGCACATggctaacaacaacaacacgaaTCTGCGACACAATCAGAACCAGAACCACTCGTCCATGGCGGACATCACTGGTGATGGGGGCAGTGCCGGAGATGGTGGAAGGGGCAGTGTTGGCACGGATGACCTGAGTCCTCGGGCTCCCTGCCAGGACCTGGACACGATCAATCTCTAA